From a region of the Citricoccus muralis genome:
- the selD gene encoding selenide, water dikinase SelD has translation MTQIRLTQYGHGGGCACKIPPGELEEAVRGLGGQTNPGVIVGLDDGDDAAAVLIRDGLAVLSTADFFTPMVDDAYDWGRIAAANALSDIYAMGGTPVVAINLVGWPRGVLPMEVLTEVLRGGLDVARLAGTPVIGGHTIDNPEPIYGMAVTGTAHPDRLLRNDAAQPGLPITLTKPIGVGLLNNRVKQTGEPSPAAIESMTSLNQEAAAAALAAGRTAATDVTGFGLLGHLHKMARASGVGAVIDRAAVPLIEGAAEALRDGYVSGGTRRNLDWVRPHLTTGAGITEDDLLLLADAQTSGGLLVVGEVPGYPVIGETVSGSGIAVR, from the coding sequence ATCACCCAGATCCGGCTCACCCAGTACGGCCATGGCGGCGGCTGCGCGTGCAAGATCCCGCCGGGTGAGTTGGAGGAGGCCGTCCGTGGGCTCGGCGGTCAGACGAATCCCGGCGTCATCGTGGGCCTGGACGACGGTGACGATGCCGCCGCCGTACTGATCCGGGACGGGCTCGCCGTCCTGTCCACCGCGGACTTCTTCACCCCCATGGTGGACGACGCCTACGACTGGGGCCGGATCGCCGCCGCCAACGCGCTGTCCGACATCTACGCGATGGGCGGCACCCCCGTGGTCGCGATCAACCTCGTGGGCTGGCCTCGGGGCGTGCTGCCGATGGAGGTCCTGACCGAGGTGCTCAGGGGTGGCCTGGACGTGGCCCGGCTCGCCGGAACCCCCGTGATCGGCGGCCACACCATCGACAACCCCGAACCGATCTACGGCATGGCCGTGACCGGCACCGCCCATCCGGACCGGCTGCTGCGCAACGACGCCGCACAGCCCGGCCTGCCGATCACCCTCACCAAGCCGATCGGCGTCGGGCTGTTGAACAACCGGGTGAAGCAGACCGGCGAGCCCTCTCCGGCCGCCATCGAGTCGATGACCTCCCTGAACCAGGAGGCCGCCGCGGCCGCCCTGGCCGCGGGCCGCACGGCCGCCACGGACGTCACCGGCTTCGGACTGCTCGGACACCTGCACAAGATGGCTCGGGCCTCCGGCGTCGGCGCCGTGATCGACCGCGCCGCCGTGCCCCTGATCGAGGGGGCCGCCGAGGCGCTGCGGGACGGATACGTCTCCGGCGGCACGCGCCGCAACCTGGACTGGGTGCGGCCGCACCTCACCACTGGGGCCGGCATCACCGAGGACGACCTGCTGTTGTTGGCCGATGCGCAGACCTCGGGCGGCCTGCTCGTGGTCGGTGAAGTGCCGGGCTACCCGGTCATAGGGGAGACGGTGAGCGGGTCCGGGATCGCCGTGCGCTGA
- a CDS encoding Na+/H+ antiporter family protein: MLLNPVVVSVVVLAALSLARVNVIVALLIAAIVAGLMSGLSVEDTMSTLVGGLGGQGETALSYILLGILSVMVARSGITEKLIRWILPRIQGKRAMTLFGIAGLACFSQNLVPVHIAFIPILIPPLLTVFNRMKIDRRAVATALTFGLKAPYMLIPLGFGLIFQNIIVGEMAAYGMEVELSEISLAMAIPVASMLVGLVVAILVTYRRPREYRDAAPDLGVAAFGTNGASGSDTGWTRQHIVVLIALAVTLVLQVVFGSLVIAALGGVLVIFVFRGEHWRTSDELAHGGVTMMGTIAFIMLVASGYASVLTETGAVDDLVTAASGWIGDSQLLAAVVMMIVGLLVTIGIGSSFGTIPILAAIFVPLCAAVGFSPLATAALVGAAGAIGDAGSPASDSTLGPTSGLNVDGQHHHIWDTCVPTFMHFNIPLFFGGIIAAMVL; the protein is encoded by the coding sequence GTGCTCCTGAATCCCGTCGTCGTCTCCGTCGTGGTCCTCGCGGCCCTGAGCCTGGCCCGGGTGAACGTGATCGTCGCCCTGCTCATCGCCGCAATTGTGGCAGGACTGATGTCCGGCCTGAGCGTGGAGGACACCATGTCCACGCTTGTTGGCGGGCTGGGCGGCCAGGGGGAGACGGCCCTGAGCTACATCCTGCTCGGCATCCTCTCGGTCATGGTGGCCCGCTCCGGCATCACGGAGAAGCTCATCCGCTGGATTCTGCCGCGGATTCAGGGCAAGCGGGCCATGACCCTGTTCGGGATCGCCGGACTGGCCTGCTTCTCCCAGAACCTCGTTCCGGTCCACATCGCCTTCATCCCCATCCTCATCCCGCCGCTGCTGACAGTGTTCAACCGGATGAAGATCGACCGCCGGGCCGTGGCCACCGCCCTGACCTTCGGACTCAAGGCGCCCTACATGCTGATCCCGCTCGGGTTCGGGCTGATCTTTCAGAACATCATCGTGGGGGAGATGGCCGCCTACGGCATGGAGGTCGAACTCTCCGAGATTTCGCTGGCCATGGCCATCCCGGTGGCCAGCATGCTGGTGGGCCTGGTGGTCGCGATCCTGGTGACCTACCGGCGTCCGCGCGAGTACCGGGACGCCGCTCCGGACCTCGGGGTGGCGGCCTTCGGCACGAACGGCGCCTCTGGATCGGACACGGGGTGGACCCGCCAGCACATCGTGGTGCTGATCGCCCTCGCGGTCACCCTGGTGCTCCAGGTCGTGTTCGGCTCACTCGTCATCGCCGCACTCGGTGGAGTGCTGGTCATCTTCGTGTTCCGCGGCGAACACTGGCGGACCTCGGACGAGCTCGCCCACGGCGGCGTCACCATGATGGGCACCATCGCCTTCATCATGCTGGTGGCCTCCGGCTACGCCTCCGTGCTCACCGAGACCGGGGCCGTGGACGACCTGGTCACCGCCGCGTCCGGCTGGATTGGGGACAGCCAGCTGCTGGCCGCCGTCGTGATGATGATCGTCGGCCTGCTCGTGACCATCGGCATCGGCTCGTCCTTCGGCACCATCCCGATCCTGGCGGCGATCTTCGTGCCGCTGTGCGCTGCCGTCGGCTTCAGCCCGCTGGCCACCGCGGCGCTGGTGGGCGCGGCCGGGGCCATCGGCGACGCCGGCTCACCCGCCTCGGACTCAACGCTCGGCCCGACGTCCGGTCTGAACGTGGACGGTCAGCACCACCACATCTGGGACACCTGCGTGCCCACGTTCATGCACTTCAACATCCCGCTGTTCTTCGGCGGCATCATCGCCGCGATGGTGCTGTAG
- the selB gene encoding selenocysteine-specific translation elongation factor: MYVVATAGHVDHGKSTLVRALTGMEPDRWAEEKRRGLTIDLGFAWTPLPSGEDVAFVDVPGHERFLGNMLAGLGPAPAVCFIVAADEGWQAQSADHRDAIAALGIEHGLIVVTKADRAPERVDAVLAQTRAELAGTALAGVPAVVVSAVTGAGLEDLRHQLGRVLADLPAPAVAGRVRFWVDRSFTVKGSGAVVTGTLTSGTLAENDRLEVLGADSPRAVSVRTLHSRNRPHPSIGPTQRVAVNLRGTTADEVHRGDALVTPGAWPVAGVVDIRRTTGADLDQAPGQLLVHVGTATVPAHVRPFNAGHARLVFERNLPLVPGDRLVLRDPGSRAVFGGAQVLDVDPPELTRRGAGTRHAAYLETVPDGGDARLEVVRRGAVRVGFLQRLGLVGPAVGATGEEASGEDNGVPADVRAFGDWWVHAPVMDRWAARLRDAVETLAGSDPLAAGLSRGAAAALLEVDWDDTLLNAVVAEARMVQRGGYIRLPGQGTGLGPAEQAIATLERRLAAHPFDAPEGDDLTALNLGAKELAAAERAGRILRLDGTVVLLPTDPALAMRELARLEQPFTTSQARQALGTSRRVAIPLLEHLDARGWTRRVDGSLREIVT, encoded by the coding sequence ATGTACGTCGTCGCCACCGCCGGCCACGTGGACCACGGCAAGTCCACCCTCGTCCGCGCCCTGACCGGCATGGAACCGGACCGCTGGGCCGAGGAGAAACGCCGGGGGCTGACCATCGACCTCGGATTCGCCTGGACCCCCCTGCCCTCGGGGGAGGACGTCGCGTTCGTGGACGTCCCCGGTCACGAGCGGTTCCTCGGCAACATGCTCGCCGGCCTCGGCCCGGCCCCGGCCGTCTGCTTCATCGTCGCGGCGGACGAGGGCTGGCAGGCCCAGTCCGCTGACCATCGGGACGCCATCGCCGCCCTCGGGATCGAGCACGGGCTCATCGTGGTCACCAAGGCGGACCGCGCCCCGGAGCGGGTGGACGCCGTGCTGGCGCAGACCCGCGCCGAGCTCGCCGGAACCGCGCTGGCCGGGGTGCCGGCCGTCGTCGTGTCCGCCGTGACCGGTGCGGGACTGGAGGACCTGCGGCACCAGCTGGGGCGCGTGCTGGCGGACCTTCCCGCGCCCGCGGTGGCCGGACGTGTCCGGTTCTGGGTGGACCGCTCGTTCACCGTCAAGGGGTCCGGCGCAGTGGTGACCGGCACCCTGACGTCCGGGACCCTGGCCGAGAATGACCGGCTCGAGGTGCTCGGCGCCGACTCCCCGCGTGCCGTCTCGGTGCGTACCCTGCACAGCCGCAATCGCCCGCACCCGTCGATCGGTCCGACCCAGCGCGTGGCCGTGAACCTGCGCGGCACCACCGCGGACGAAGTTCACCGGGGCGATGCCCTGGTGACGCCCGGGGCCTGGCCGGTGGCCGGCGTCGTGGACATCCGGCGCACCACCGGCGCCGATCTCGACCAGGCGCCCGGGCAACTGCTGGTGCATGTCGGCACGGCGACGGTGCCCGCTCACGTGCGGCCCTTCAACGCCGGGCACGCCCGGCTGGTGTTCGAACGGAATCTGCCGCTGGTGCCGGGAGACCGGCTGGTGCTGCGCGACCCCGGCAGCCGGGCGGTGTTCGGTGGCGCCCAGGTGCTGGACGTGGACCCGCCGGAACTCACCCGGCGCGGCGCCGGCACCCGGCACGCGGCCTACCTGGAGACGGTGCCCGACGGCGGCGACGCCCGACTCGAGGTCGTGCGGCGGGGCGCGGTGCGGGTGGGGTTCCTCCAACGGCTCGGACTGGTGGGTCCGGCGGTGGGGGCGACTGGTGAGGAAGCGTCTGGTGAAGACAACGGGGTTCCGGCGGACGTCCGGGCGTTCGGCGACTGGTGGGTCCATGCCCCCGTCATGGACCGGTGGGCCGCACGACTGCGGGATGCCGTGGAGACGCTGGCCGGCAGCGACCCCCTGGCCGCCGGGTTGAGCCGGGGCGCGGCGGCCGCTTTGCTCGAGGTGGACTGGGACGACACCCTCCTGAACGCCGTCGTCGCTGAGGCACGTATGGTACAGCGGGGTGGCTACATCCGCCTGCCCGGCCAAGGCACAGGGCTGGGGCCGGCGGAACAGGCCATCGCCACCCTCGAGCGCCGCCTCGCGGCACACCCCTTCGACGCCCCCGAGGGCGACGACCTCACCGCCCTGAACCTCGGTGCCAAAGAGCTGGCGGCCGCCGAACGAGCCGGCCGGATCCTGCGGCTGGACGGGACAGTGGTGCTGCTGCCCACCGACCCGGCACTGGCCATGCGCGAGCTGGCCCGGCTCGAGCAGCCCTTCACCACCAGCCAGGCCCGTCAGGCGCTGGGGACCTCCCGCCGGGTGGCGATCCCGCTGCTCGAGCACCTGGACGCCCGCGGCTGGACTCGCCGCGTGGACGGCAGCCTCCGTGAGATCGTGACGTAG
- a CDS encoding transglycosylase domain-containing protein: protein MSFVRRATSTTAGKILSFLGVSALAGLLVAGLFLPLAVTGGATASTGSDMIEQFPAELREEPVSVPSRILAEDGTELATFYAENRQPVELDQISQDMQDAIIAIEDERFYEHGGVDPQGIGRALVTNASSGSQQGASTITQQYVNNMLINADMLRGEERLTISGTKTYADKLKEMKLAVSVEQEMSKEEILEGYLNIVLFGGRTYGVEAAAQYYWGIPAAELDIAQAATLAGVVKSPNGYNPETNPEASVERRNIVLNSMLSQGKITEQEHEEATNAELGLDIHQEATGCISASQAPYFCDYVHREILASEAFGPDVESREQLLNRGGLEITTTLDSGLQDQAQKSVEKTAPAGDASGAGASLVTLEPGTGNIKAMAQNTNYSPEESEDAGNTVLNFNVDAAQGGGNGFQGGSSLKPYVAATWLESGRSMYDIVDASQDHWPQGSEFKASCQEGGSIAIPDEGGWKVNNVIDNMKREMTADFGLYWSTNTVMVNMAEELDLCDITDLTTRLGVHRADDGQPLNPANPSFILGAEEFAPMTQAAAYAAFANDGQYCAPRSLVSVKDTNGKEYDVGAPECDQAIEPEVVAQLNETLTNIAQRTADETGQTETVEQAPMGGKTGTNNAQSSTWYIGYTSGLSTASWVGRYQDLKSLAGVPVNGQRHEDFWGSTLAAPQWFDYMGQTAQQYPAEEFRAAQDSPIQNPGSRDRYQMGGDGTEPDNEPERPGDAADGTPDNPDADSPSGPAPSGTATEPTPSESGSPSPTPSGSGSPAAP, encoded by the coding sequence ATGAGTTTTGTCCGCAGAGCCACGTCCACCACGGCCGGCAAGATCCTCTCATTCCTCGGGGTGAGCGCCCTCGCCGGACTCCTCGTGGCGGGGCTGTTCCTGCCGCTGGCCGTCACCGGCGGGGCCACGGCGTCCACGGGTTCGGACATGATCGAGCAGTTCCCCGCGGAGTTGCGTGAGGAACCCGTCAGCGTGCCCTCCCGCATCCTCGCGGAGGACGGCACGGAGCTGGCCACCTTCTATGCGGAGAACCGCCAGCCGGTCGAGCTGGACCAGATCAGCCAGGACATGCAGGACGCCATCATTGCGATCGAGGACGAGCGGTTCTACGAGCACGGCGGGGTGGACCCGCAGGGCATCGGCCGCGCGCTGGTCACCAATGCCTCCTCGGGATCCCAGCAGGGTGCTTCCACCATCACCCAGCAGTACGTGAACAACATGCTCATCAATGCGGACATGCTCCGGGGGGAGGAGCGACTGACGATCTCCGGCACGAAGACGTATGCGGACAAGCTCAAGGAGATGAAGCTGGCAGTCTCGGTGGAGCAGGAGATGTCCAAGGAGGAGATCCTCGAGGGGTACCTGAACATCGTGCTGTTCGGCGGCCGCACGTACGGCGTGGAGGCGGCCGCACAGTACTACTGGGGCATTCCTGCCGCGGAGTTGGACATCGCGCAGGCGGCCACCCTCGCAGGGGTGGTGAAGTCCCCGAACGGCTACAACCCGGAGACGAACCCCGAGGCGTCGGTGGAGCGGCGCAACATCGTGCTGAACTCCATGCTGTCCCAGGGGAAGATCACCGAGCAGGAGCACGAGGAAGCCACCAACGCGGAGCTCGGCCTGGACATCCACCAGGAGGCCACGGGCTGCATCTCCGCCTCCCAGGCCCCCTACTTCTGCGACTACGTGCACCGCGAGATCCTCGCGAGCGAGGCCTTCGGACCGGACGTCGAGTCCCGCGAGCAACTGCTGAACCGCGGTGGCCTGGAGATCACCACCACGCTGGACTCCGGCCTGCAGGACCAGGCCCAAAAGTCCGTGGAGAAGACCGCCCCCGCCGGGGATGCCTCGGGCGCGGGTGCCTCCCTCGTGACGCTGGAGCCGGGGACCGGCAACATCAAGGCGATGGCACAGAACACCAACTACTCGCCGGAGGAGAGCGAAGACGCCGGCAACACCGTGCTGAACTTCAACGTGGACGCGGCCCAGGGTGGCGGCAACGGCTTCCAGGGTGGCTCCTCGCTCAAACCCTATGTGGCGGCGACCTGGCTCGAGAGCGGCCGGTCCATGTATGACATCGTTGACGCCTCCCAGGACCACTGGCCGCAGGGGTCCGAGTTCAAGGCGTCCTGCCAGGAGGGGGGCTCGATCGCCATTCCCGATGAGGGGGGCTGGAAGGTCAACAACGTCATCGACAACATGAAGCGGGAGATGACCGCCGACTTCGGCCTCTACTGGTCCACCAACACCGTCATGGTCAACATGGCCGAGGAGCTGGACCTGTGTGACATCACGGACCTGACCACGCGCCTCGGCGTGCACCGCGCGGACGACGGCCAGCCCCTGAATCCCGCCAATCCCTCGTTCATCCTCGGCGCCGAGGAGTTCGCGCCCATGACCCAGGCCGCCGCCTACGCGGCCTTCGCGAATGACGGCCAGTACTGTGCCCCGCGCTCCCTGGTCTCCGTCAAGGACACCAACGGCAAGGAGTACGACGTCGGCGCACCGGAATGCGACCAGGCGATCGAACCCGAGGTGGTCGCCCAGCTGAACGAGACGCTCACCAACATCGCCCAGCGCACCGCGGATGAGACCGGCCAGACCGAGACCGTCGAGCAGGCGCCGATGGGCGGCAAGACCGGCACCAACAACGCACAGTCCTCCACCTGGTACATCGGGTACACCTCGGGGTTGTCCACGGCCAGCTGGGTGGGGCGCTACCAGGACCTGAAGTCCTTGGCCGGCGTTCCCGTCAACGGGCAGCGCCACGAGGACTTCTGGGGCAGCACGCTCGCGGCACCCCAGTGGTTCGACTACATGGGCCAGACGGCGCAGCAGTACCCGGCCGAGGAGTTCCGGGCGGCCCAGGACTCGCCGATCCAGAACCCGGGATCCCGTGACCGTTACCAGATGGGGGGAGACGGTACCGAACCGGACAACGAGCCCGAGCGGCCCGGCGATGCCGCTGACGGGACTCCGGACAACCCGGATGCCGATTCACCCTCGGGACCGGCGCCCAGCGGGACGGCCACGGAACCGACGCCCTCGGAGTCCGGATCACCGAGCCCGACGCCGTCGGGTTCCGGTTCGCCCGCGGCGCCGTAG
- a CDS encoding acyl-CoA dehydrogenase family protein, with protein sequence MRRRIFETEHEDFRDAVAEFVSRKVTPNIEAWAEAKGLPREFWLQAGQQGLLGLEVPEEFGGGFPQDYRFNAVVFEELAKASFAISSCVGIDADIVPPYIVDLGTSEQHARWLPGVAEGSIVTAIAMTEPSGGSDLANLKTTAVRDGDEWVVNGSKTFITNGYSADLVVVAARTSPEKKAKGITLFGVETGMAGFERGRKLDKVGQPESDTAELFFTDVRVPAENIIGQVDTGFIQMMKNLPQERLGAAVYGLAHARQILDETIGYAKERKAFGQSIGAFQHNKFLLAELVTKVEVTQAFLDDAIMAHTAGELSAVDAAKAKYWASDVQNEVIDHCVQLYGGYGYMNEYRVARAWKDARVNKIWAGSNEIMKELIGRDLGL encoded by the coding sequence GTGCGCCGCCGCATATTCGAGACCGAACATGAAGACTTCCGCGATGCCGTAGCCGAGTTCGTCAGCCGCAAGGTCACTCCGAACATCGAGGCGTGGGCCGAGGCCAAGGGCCTGCCGCGGGAGTTCTGGCTGCAGGCCGGACAGCAGGGCCTGCTCGGACTGGAAGTCCCGGAGGAGTTCGGTGGCGGCTTTCCGCAGGACTACCGCTTCAACGCCGTGGTCTTCGAGGAACTGGCCAAGGCCAGCTTCGCCATCTCCTCCTGCGTGGGCATCGATGCGGACATCGTGCCGCCCTACATCGTGGACCTCGGGACCTCTGAGCAGCACGCCCGCTGGCTGCCCGGGGTGGCGGAGGGCTCCATCGTCACCGCCATCGCCATGACCGAACCGTCCGGCGGCTCCGACCTGGCCAACCTCAAGACCACCGCGGTGCGCGACGGCGACGAGTGGGTCGTCAACGGTTCCAAGACCTTCATCACCAACGGCTACTCCGCCGACCTGGTGGTGGTCGCCGCCCGCACCAGTCCGGAGAAGAAGGCCAAGGGCATCACCCTGTTCGGCGTCGAGACCGGAATGGCGGGCTTCGAGCGGGGCCGCAAGCTGGACAAGGTCGGCCAGCCTGAATCGGACACCGCCGAACTGTTCTTCACTGATGTCCGCGTCCCGGCCGAGAACATCATCGGCCAGGTGGACACCGGATTCATCCAGATGATGAAGAACCTCCCGCAGGAACGTCTGGGCGCCGCCGTCTACGGGCTCGCCCACGCCCGTCAGATCCTGGACGAGACGATCGGCTACGCGAAGGAGCGCAAGGCCTTCGGGCAGTCGATCGGTGCCTTCCAGCACAACAAGTTCCTGCTGGCCGAGCTCGTGACCAAGGTCGAGGTCACCCAGGCCTTCCTCGACGACGCCATCATGGCCCACACCGCCGGCGAGCTCTCCGCCGTGGACGCGGCCAAGGCCAAGTACTGGGCCTCGGACGTGCAGAACGAGGTCATCGACCACTGCGTCCAGTTGTACGGCGGTTACGGCTACATGAACGAGTACCGGGTGGCCCGCGCCTGGAAGGACGCCCGCGTGAACAAGATCTGGGCCGGCTCCAACGAGATCATGAAGGAGCTCATCGGGCGCGATCTCGGGCTCTGA
- a CDS encoding thymidine kinase gives MNNDAGRGRIEVITGPMFAGKTEELMRRVRRATIAGLRVLVVNHALDDRRGASLVSSHAGGAIPATSVSGAAELHAVVDEPGRTGRTDAGPSSADAESSGPVASTVRSLDLLAIDEAQFFGADLVPVVVDLADRGVTVVVSGLCLTFDDQPFEPLPALMATAESVTKLLAVCAVCGADAAFHRRVHGHSETGMPGADVRVPGVDTSAPGSETAVPVAGEGAGAGVGNSLVATVEHVGGAEQYQARCRRHR, from the coding sequence ATGAACAACGACGCCGGCCGTGGCCGAATCGAGGTCATCACCGGTCCGATGTTCGCCGGCAAGACCGAGGAGCTCATGCGCCGGGTCCGGCGGGCCACGATCGCCGGACTCCGGGTGCTGGTCGTCAACCACGCCCTGGACGACCGGAGGGGTGCCAGCCTCGTGTCCTCGCACGCCGGCGGGGCGATCCCGGCGACGTCCGTCAGCGGAGCGGCTGAGCTGCATGCTGTGGTGGACGAACCCGGCCGTACGGGCAGAACCGATGCGGGTCCTTCCAGCGCGGATGCAGAGTCTTCCGGTCCAGTTGCCAGCACGGTGCGTTCCCTCGATCTCCTGGCCATCGACGAGGCGCAATTCTTCGGGGCGGATCTGGTGCCGGTGGTGGTCGACTTGGCGGATCGAGGCGTCACGGTCGTGGTGTCCGGGCTGTGCCTGACCTTCGATGACCAACCTTTCGAGCCTCTGCCCGCACTCATGGCCACCGCCGAGTCGGTCACCAAGCTACTGGCCGTCTGTGCCGTGTGTGGGGCCGATGCGGCCTTCCACCGGCGTGTCCATGGTCACAGTGAGACTGGGATGCCGGGCGCCGACGTCCGGGTGCCGGGCGTTGACACCTCGGCACCGGGCTCAGAGACCGCGGTACCGGTCGCTGGGGAAGGTGCGGGCGCCGGCGTCGGGAATTCCCTGGTGGCCACGGTTGAGCACGTGGGCGGGGCGGAGCAGTACCAGGCGCGGTGCCGCCGGCATCGCTGA
- the selA gene encoding L-seryl-tRNA(Sec) selenium transferase produces the protein MTAAPPDRGEDPRRRIPRTDDLLALPEVVDARTRLSETVLRSLVTHAQSRARSGEINPEDVTPAVRAAVASRNATILRPVLNATGVVVHTNLGRAPLPPAAVEAVVASSGYVDVELDLVSGQRAKRGTGTRQALLAAVPAAVHAAVPEGLDALVVNNGAAALVLATTALAGTGELIVSRGELVEIGAGFRLPDLITSTGTRLREVGTTNRTHQADYADAIGPQTTGLLKVHPSNFRVDGFTSSVSIAELRTLADEEAAGRGDGRPLPLIVDIGSGLLTPDPLLPDEPDLAGALTAGADVVIASGDKLLGGPQAGILLGRRRTIQRLATHPLARAVRADKLTLAALEATLTGGPSPVARSLHADPARLRERADRLAAAVGAPVVAHEGRVGGGGAPGVPLAGWAVRLPEELAPLLRTGEPAVLPRVHDGACLVDLRCIPEPDDGRLADAARAAQARLASKNSSRSPGSTGDHPDQSHGSGR, from the coding sequence GTGACCGCTGCGCCACCGGACCGCGGGGAGGATCCCCGGCGCCGGATCCCGCGCACGGACGACCTGCTCGCCCTGCCCGAGGTCGTCGACGCGCGGACCCGCCTCAGCGAGACGGTCCTCCGATCGCTCGTCACCCATGCCCAGTCCCGTGCCCGGAGCGGGGAGATCAACCCCGAGGACGTGACGCCAGCCGTTCGTGCCGCCGTCGCCTCCCGGAACGCCACCATCCTGCGGCCGGTCCTCAACGCGACCGGCGTGGTGGTCCACACGAACCTGGGCCGGGCCCCGCTGCCGCCGGCCGCAGTGGAGGCCGTCGTCGCCTCCAGCGGCTACGTGGACGTGGAGCTGGATCTCGTGAGCGGTCAGCGCGCGAAACGCGGCACCGGCACCCGGCAGGCGCTGCTCGCCGCCGTCCCCGCTGCCGTGCACGCCGCCGTCCCTGAGGGCCTGGACGCCCTCGTCGTCAACAACGGGGCCGCGGCCCTCGTCTTGGCCACCACGGCGCTCGCCGGAACCGGGGAGCTCATCGTCAGCCGTGGCGAACTCGTGGAGATCGGTGCCGGCTTCCGCCTGCCGGACCTCATCACCTCCACCGGGACCCGGCTGCGCGAGGTCGGCACCACCAACCGGACTCATCAGGCCGACTACGCCGATGCCATCGGCCCGCAGACCACCGGCCTGCTCAAGGTCCATCCCAGCAACTTCCGCGTCGACGGCTTCACCTCCTCCGTCTCGATCGCGGAGCTGCGCACGCTGGCTGACGAGGAGGCGGCCGGTCGAGGCGACGGCCGGCCGTTGCCGCTCATCGTGGACATCGGTAGCGGCCTCCTCACACCGGACCCCCTGCTGCCGGACGAGCCGGACCTGGCCGGTGCGCTGACCGCAGGGGCCGACGTCGTGATTGCCAGCGGGGACAAGCTCCTCGGCGGGCCACAGGCCGGGATCCTCCTGGGCCGCCGCCGCACCATCCAGCGGCTGGCCACGCACCCGCTCGCTCGCGCCGTGCGGGCGGACAAGTTGACCCTGGCCGCTTTGGAAGCCACCCTCACAGGCGGGCCCAGCCCGGTCGCCCGATCCCTGCACGCGGACCCCGCGCGCCTGCGCGAGCGCGCGGACCGGCTCGCTGCCGCCGTCGGCGCACCGGTGGTGGCGCACGAGGGCCGCGTCGGGGGAGGGGGCGCCCCGGGCGTCCCCCTGGCCGGGTGGGCGGTCCGTCTCCCCGAGGAACTGGCGCCGCTGCTGCGCACCGGGGAGCCCGCCGTGCTGCCCCGTGTCCATGACGGTGCGTGTCTGGTGGACCTGCGCTGCATCCCCGAGCCCGACGACGGCCGGCTGGCCGACGCGGCCCGCGCCGCCCAGGCACGACTCGCCAGCAAAAACAGCTCTCGCAGTCCCGGCAGCACTGGCGATCATCCAGACCAGTCGCACGGATCCGGGCGCTGA